The Loxodonta africana isolate mLoxAfr1 chromosome 18, mLoxAfr1.hap2, whole genome shotgun sequence genome includes the window TGCCAGACCACCTGCCGCCCCAGCTGCTGCCCCCCAGCCTGCTGCCAGACCACCTGCCGCCCAGTCTGCTGCCGTCCAGTCTGTTGCCAGACCACCTGCCGCCCCAGCTGCTGCCGCCCAGTCTGTTGCCAGACCACCTGCCGCCCAGTCTGCTGCCGTCCAGTCTGTTGCCAGACCACCTGCCGCCCAGTCTGCTGCCGTCCAGTCTGTTGCCAGACCACCTGCCGCCCTAGCTGCTGCCCCCCAGCCTGCTGCCAGACCACCTGCCGCCCAGTCTGCTGCCGTCCAGTCTGTTGCCAGACCACCTGCCGCCCCAGCTGCTGCCGTCCAGTCTGTTGCCAGACCACCTGCCGCCCCAGCTGCTGCCGTCCAGTCTGTTGCCAGACCACCTGCCGCCCCAGCTGCTGCCCCCCAGCCTGCTGCCAGACCACCTGCCCCCCAGCCTGCTGCCAGACCACCTGCCGCCCAGTCTGCTGCCGTCCAGTCTGCTGCCAGACCACCTGCCGCACAACTTGCTGTCGCCCCAGCTGCTCTCAATCCTCTTGCTGAGCATCATACCTGACAATCAACCATGAGCTGGCCACCATCTTATCAACAGAAAAGTGGCATTCATATGaacttttctctgttttaaaCGGCCACTACCTTTATTATCCTGTTATACCAGTAAGCAACTGGTGAAAGGCCACAAGTCTACACTGAATACCCCTTATGTCTCCCATGGACCTTTTCTTTGCATTCAGTCCTCAGATACATGATGCAGTGGACAAAGTCCCTGAGCCCATGATTATTACCCTCATCTTGAGATTCACAATTATATGTTAATTCtttctcaataaatttttttttatcagaaattcTTGTATACTGAATTGTATTTGAGAGTTGACTGTCAGTTTTTTTCCCCTAGCGTTATTTCTTTCAAGATGAAGAATAGTTTGGGTTTCTGTGGCCGGAAAGAAAATTGATTTTGCAAATATTATCTAATGCCTATATTGTAGGCAGGACCTTCTTcacatatttttcaaaataagatAACCCACCTTACTTGTCTTATTCAGTCAACAAAATTATTGATCACttgccatgttcattgcaccgtTGGGCTCTGGGAATCATATCAAGATATGTGAGCCACTGTTTCTTCCTACACGGATCTCACAACCTAGTCTTGGAAATAAGAGGAAGGTCAAGGCAAGTAGACTGTTTTGGGTAATATTGATCATAAGGGGTGAATTCCTGTTTTGAAAAAAGTTAATATAGAAGTAATAATTTTTAGAAACAGAATGAGTCAAGTCAGTAAATTCAAGGGAAATGTACACATTCATAAAATAAAGAGGAAGCAGAGGAGACAAGAAAGTGTTTGCATTCTTGTGATGACTAGAGAAAAtgagccaaaaaataaaaaaccacctGCAGTTGACCAAATGTGACAGACTAAACCTCCCTGGCCTTACCCAGCCCCCTTCATTTTAATGATGGCTGTTGTTATTCGCTGTTGAGTCAGCAGGGACTCGTGGTGAtgacatgtacaacagaatgaaacactgcctggtcctataccatctttacaatcgtcgTCGCagatactgtgtattttgagtgccttccacatagggggctaatcttccagcactacatctgatgatattctgttgtgatccacagggttttcactggctaagttttggaagttgacaaggtctttcttcctagtctggaagctctgctgataccTGTTCACCACTGGCGATCCTTCTGGTAttcaaaatactggtggcatagattctaACAACACAGCAACATGTAGTACAACACAACAGTGCAacacactgacagacgagtggtgtcGTTTTAATGATCCCAGCCCAATGATACTATACTAAAAAAGTCATAAGCAAATGAGGAGACCATTAGTCAGAGGGGGAGTAACACCCCCTTTGGGGAAGATtcggggaggaggaagagggtttGAATGGTAGGCAAAGGTGAGTTTATAAGAGGGAAAGATTTAGGTTGTGCCTCAAAGCTCTGCACTAAGACTGCACTCATCGGACATTCTTAGATCCTACAGGTCTCCTTTATCTCAAGCAGACTTAATCATGTTCAGGTAAGTAAGCCAAATGTCTCCTGCAGTCACATTGCTTCACTTGTCTTGTCTGATGCCACTCCCACATGAAAAGAAGATACTGGGGTAGGAGCAGAATAAATGAGCCAACGATCTTTTTTGGGCAATGATCTAACAGTCTGTAGTACGTAAAAATATTCccattcattctttttaattttacattttaattctATTACTCCTTATACCAATCTCatcaatcaagatacagaatacTTCCAGTACCACAAGAATTCCTCAAGTTACCCTTTTATAGCCACACACTACCTCCTTGACTCCTGGCAACCATCGATCTGgtctccatttctataattttgtcatttcaagaatgtcatataaatggaatcatacagtacatAGCCATTTCAGATTGTcttattttcactcagcataattctctggagattcatccaggttgtttTGTGTATCAATAgtgcattcctttttattgctgagcacTAGGccatggtatggatgtaccaaattttttttacccattcacaCACTGAAgggtatttgggttgttttcagtctttggctattatgaacaaaGCTGCTATAACTAGGGTAGTTACAGAATAAATTATGAAACAGAAAGACCCAAAATTATAAGATCTTTTTTATCataaaagaatatatacatttcaacactaaaaaggcaaaaaggactAACATATATCAGAGTAAAGGGGTACTCCTCAAATGACTACATTGTTATATCAAAATACGTAccttattcttattttttctcatttaactTCATGATTATGAAAACATTATCACAAGCTGGACCTGGGTCATAGACTAGTATTTGGAAACCATTCCTCTAGACTACTGTATAGAAGTGGCACAAAATCACCATGTAATAATATTTCTTATAGGTGCATGGGACAAAATTAAAGAGCTTCCatgaacataaaaataaaactgtcttcTGAAAGTTACTTATAAATCACCTCTGGCTTAGagcctaacccattgccatcaagtcgattctgactcatagtacaggacagagtagaaccactccatagggtttctaaggctgtaatctttacagaagctgacttccacatctttctcctgtggagtggctggtgggttcaaacagaagacctttcacttagcagttgagcattgaaccactgtgccaccagggctcctttggcttAGAGCTGAGTAAGAGCAAATTAAAATCTGAGGCACTTGGTTTGTGGAAGGCTATGGCTTAGAGCTGGAGTCCTGACTCCATCTTGAGGTTTGATATAAAATCAGGATCCATTTTACTGTTTGTTAAGTTACTTCTTTAATGCTTGCTGGTAAGCCACTTGACATGGTAAAGGATTCTGTCCCAAATACAGGCCAAAATCCGCCTTGGCCTCTTGAACCTTGCCCGGAATTAATtctactttaaaatatgttttacaaCCTGTTCCAGGGAAACTCTTACTAAAACTTGTCTCTGATAAAGTATCAAATAATCAGAAGTAAGAAACAAGTTCATCGTGGTTCTTTTGCTCGAGCTACTTAACATGTTTTACTATATTCATAGTTTTTCCTGTAATTTCTACTAATATTCATGACTTTTACTGTAACTATTTAACATGTATCCAATCAGACTGTGATTATTACAACATTCATTGATCTTCCTGTAAATGGCTTAGCACATGGATTTGTTCCTCTTTCTACCCCATAAGTATGCTTCTGTAACTGCCCCACCATGGATTGCTTGGTTCCATTTTCAGTGGGCTATGCAGCTTCCCAATTGCAATTGCCTTGAGGCTTAACAAATCTCTGTACTTTTAATTTCAAACAGTGCCTGAGCTTTTACGCTCGTTCACAGAGCAGAGAAATGCAAAACCATACACAGGGAGAGAATGACTCCAAAGAACCAGTCTTGAATTAAGACATTGATATGCCTAAAATATTCATTTGCTCATGAGAAAGGGGAGCATGTCCATACTGGACGCAGAAACCAAACAGAGTTTGAAAGCAGAAAGAAGAATGTATTGTTCAAAGATACGAGCTGCAAATGAGTTACCCTAAAGCTATGCCTTCTAAACCCAGCTTTTAATCCAACATAGTCGTTTTAAAAATTTTGCTTTTAAATAAGAATTGCATGGATATAGACATTCTAAAAATTTGAATAATGCACTGTTTCTTGTACACTTAGTGGGATATTTTTATGCTTTAGTTTTTCATATGGCTGGAGTACTTCCTTGGGTAATTTTACCGAAAGTGTACATACATAGTATACTTTTTGGTTCCTTGCATGCCTGGAAATAtctttctttagctctttcaTGTGAATAAATTGTCTGCTTGTGGCTTAAATGGGTAGTCGTCTACCAAAAATTCCTTCTCGCTCTTGTATTGTGTAGAATTACCCCTGGGAAGTAGCCCCCATTCAGGCACTATATTTCCCAGCACCcagcagagaaagagaaagaaatgggaATTTTGTGAAGAAATAGGCTTGGCTGAGTGTGGTCAGTTAAAGTTCTTTGACTGGATGGAAGAGAAGCAGTTATATCCATTAGCACATCTCCCTCAAGGGCACTGTGAATCTGTGAAATCTCTAAGAATTGCAGGTAACAAGCAGACAGAAGCATACTCCCCTATACGCTGGGTGTCCATGCCGCTCAGGTCAGTAGCCACTCTCAACCAGCTGCAAGGTCATTTGTCTTTGACCACACAAGCTCCACCAGAAATCATAATTTAGTCCTTACATGGTTTCCTCACTAAGTCTTCGGCCTTTCCTGCCTCACTGTATGCCACATTTAACACAGTTCCACTCCTGTTTCATCTTCTTGAGAAGACTAAGTCTCTAGTGCATTTGTCTCAGCAAGGAGTTGGAAGAAAAAGTCATGGCCATGGACCCTCCCTGCCACCTTCCCTGAATAATTCCCTGGGCAGCTTATTAAAAATGTAGATTTATTGGTTGCACTACTGGAGATTTTGTTATTTGATTTTGGTTATTTATTACTTGGTTGTTTCAGAAAGAAGAGATTATGATCATTTCACATGCAACCTTGATTCCTAAATAGAGTGATACTACCAATAAGAGTTGGTTAATGTCATGAGGAAATATGCCAAAACGCATTGTTTGGGATTTCCTTCTCTAACTCACTAATTACCAGCCGGCACCTAGAGTTGTCCCCTTACTCATCCCTCAAGGGTGACCCACAGTGGTGGACCTTCCCCTTTTCCCAAGCCCTCATTCCCTCATTCTGAAATGGGCTTGATTTCATTCCCATTGATTTTCCTCAGATTCAGTCCCAACTGCTGTGTGTTGTGTCATGATTGAAAGAGGAATATATGGAATCTAGTAACAACCTGTCAGTCACAGGATAGCCAATTGGAGAATAGAGCGGCCTTCTTGAAAATTAGATGATACACACACACGAAGAAACAGAACAGTCCATCTGGAAGGAAAGATTAGActtaatatacattatagaaagGAAAGATGCATCCTATTTGACTTTTGCAAGAAAAAATGGCTACAGTTATCTGATTTGATAATTGGTTATGTACTAGGATAAACAATAACAAGTAAAAAGCTCTCTCAAGGTGGCTTAAAAGGGGATCTGGGGCTGTGAGACTCCCAAACTCTAGAACATCGTTTTCCTGGAAACACCAGGATCTCACCCTCCAACACCATGGTCTACTCCTGTTGTGGCTCTGTCTGCTCTGACCAGGGCTGTGGCCAAGACATCTGCCAGGAGACTTGCTGCCACCCCAGCTGCTGCCAGACCACCTGCTGCCACCCTAGCTGTAGTGAGTCCAGCTGCTACAGCCCCAGGTACTGCCTCCCCAGCTACTGTGTGTCCAGCTGCTGCCACCCCGGCTGCTCTGTGTCCAGCTGCTGTTGCCCCAGCTGCCTTGTGTTCAGTTGCCACCGGCCGAGCTGCTGTCGTCCAATCTGATGCCAGACTACCTGCTGCCGTACCACCTGCTGTCGCCTAAACTGCTGTGGGTCCTCTTATTGTTAAATTTCATTCATAACCACCAGGCCTGAGTCAACCACCGTTATGCCAATTTATCAGTCTTACTCATATTTCCTTTCTTCacagcacctggccttgttctaaacTGTCACTATGTTTAGTCATCCCCTTGGTCATGCTGCCAAGCAACTATTTAAAAAGCAGCAATGTAAACTAACTACCACACAAAACCTCTAAGTTCTATGGCCATTGACCTGGCATTCATTCAGATGCCAAATGTCTACACTACTCCATTGGAAATATTGCTAATCTATGACTGCTGTGCATGGCTTGACCTTTACAATAAATTTTGTGTAATACAGTAACTatgtctcaataaatatttactatcttgGTATCAGAAATGTTTGTGGTCCTTAATTACTTTTTAGTGTTGACTGCTTATTTGGAGTTAAGTTTGGATTTGTATCACATGAGCAAAGAAAACTGATTTTACAAAATAAACCTAAGCCATATACATTTTCCCCAAACCAGATTGCCCACCTTACTTGCTGACAAGTCTTTTGAGAGAAAATAAGAACTTCATTGCTACTATAATGATTTACAGATCACCTGGCAGGGTTCTTGCACTATTGGGGTCTGGGGAGCACATGAGATGAATGAGACCCCGTTTCCATTCCTCAAGTAAATCACAATGAGATTTTGGATTTAAGAGGAAGGCATATGTCAGGTGGAGTGTGTTGGTAATATTGGTAAGAAAAAGTAGAGTATTTGATAAGAGTAATATGCAAGGATTGATTCACAAACATAAAATGTGTCAAGTCTAAAAATTCAAAGGAATATGTACAGCTCACAAACAAACAAGACAAAGTGAAGAAGAGGATCAGATGACAGAAGAGTGTTCATATTATGAAGGTAATTACTGTAAAAAAGGTACCAAGCAAAATTATAGTCATTTTAAGGAGGGGGAGGTAAATCAGGATAAATTCATGGTGTGGGACTAATTATGATGGAACCTATGAGAAGAGAGGAGTCAGGGATTTCAGGTTGAAGTCACAGATGCTGTGGGAAACCGGCGAGTATGATGtcacttgtcttaggctgggttctctagagaagtaaaaccattcACGCTTACAAATACGTATAtataagagagagatttatatcaaggaaatggctcatgcggctGTAAAATCTAGAAAGTTCCAAGTCTGAGGGTCACTGTGGATCAGGGGGGAGGCTTttctgactcatgtagccacaggggctggcaagcccaggattggcaggtcagatggcaggcctctggctcacaggttgtggaagtcaacaaatcccaagattggcaagtaagctgctagctcaggtcccaagaactggaggtcagatgaacaggaggcagctgtaggatccagagtgagcaaaagtccAAGAGctctgccagaaagtccacctatattggttgcaggccacagtctcaaggaaactctctttgaactgactggctgctcctaacagatctcatcatggaagtgattacattatatcagatctcattacagaggtgatcacatcaatacacagctgccaaactgcattgtaactgccaaaccactgagaatcatggcccagccaaactgacacacaaccttaaccatcacacttgtgGTAAGGAAAGTAATGCGAGTTAAATTGGAGACGCTAGTTGGGTGCTATTTTTGaggggatggattgacactgttGGGGGAATGGTCTGCCTCTATGCTGCCCATCCAGTTAGCCTGAGTAAAGGCCTTGGGcatagaacattctctgataaggaggctggaAGCTGGGTCGCTGTCTCTTTCCCAATTCTTTCTACTTATTAGAGGAACCTTCCTCCTGTTCCAGGCACGCAGtaactttttctgtctcttgcacaTGTGTAGGCACcatatggcacctggccaactccacttctgtttctctttccaTCAGGGAGAGAACGGGGTCTCTTGCACTACAGCACAAGAGGGGTGAACGTAGAACACCTGCCCTGCACAGGCCATATGTGGGATGGGCCTGCTGGCCATGGGAGACCAGTGCCCACTAGTGAAGCTCATCTcgctctgtctcttctctatgtgaGTAAACCATTTCCTATGCACTGTTATAGCATGTGTGTGATCTTTCGCTGGCGATTGTGAATGCTGCCGTGACAGACACATTAATGACATTCACCCATTCACGCTCCATTAAACTCTAATTGCAGGGTTTGCATGCATTTCTAACTATGACACATATAAAGAATACATTTGAGCCCACTTAGCATGACCTGGCATGAAGTCTTCCAGCTGCCTCTGTCTTCTCTATAACTCTGAAATTCTCTTTTCCATTGAGAGTTCAGTTTAAGTTGGACTTCCTATGTCTTTTCAAgagtttcccttcccttcctaagTGAAATCATAGGTTCAAGAGCTGAATATTTTAGGATTAGGCAAAAGCTTTTACGCGGAAAAGATAATAAACAAAGGGAAACAAAGACTAGCACAAAACTAAAATGACATATTTGTAAATTAGTAATGTGATACAAGTTTTACTCCCAGATTTATTCTAAGACAGCAACTGCTCTACAGAGGTCATTTCTCATTGCAGTATTTCTCAAATGCCCAGGCCTGAGAAACATGTTAGAGCCGCAAGCTATTATGCCTGCCGTATTGTCTCTGTATTTTaaagctgtttttgttttcttatgctaTGCTGCCGATACCATATTATATGGCACATAAACATTTATGAATACTTCAtcttaatttttacatttttccctTTATTACAATAAAATATGTTATTCTATTATTGTTTTTGGCACTTGCCTTTTGCATTTCTCTTGTATTTATGCTTGAGTTTTCTTTGCTGATTTTTATCCTTTACTAATTCCAGAATATATTTGAACCTTTAAATTTTACTAGTTTCTTCTCTCAGTACCATTTTTTTGGTATACTACTTCATAGTggaattctttattttgattcatTTCTCAGTTGGTTGGAAtacttcttaaaataattttaaaggaaGGAATAAGCCGGGAGTCCTTGCAAATCTTTCCATTGCCCTCACACATGACCAATAACTTGTCTggatttacaaaacattttaGACGTgagcaaaatattttaaaaattgccatGCGGTATATCTAacattggaagaaaagcctggtgatctacttatgaaaaaaatcagccattgaaaaccctatagagcacagctctacactgacacacgtggggttgccatgagtcagaattgactctacagcaacaggtttttgtttgtttgtttttactgctCTAACATGTTATGGATACACAGAGAAGGAGACTCTCACTAATATGTGGAGCATGAGTAACTAACAGGTTGACTTCAGGAAAAACTTTAAGGAGGAGCATATATATCAACTGCTAGGCTTAATTTTCCCtgacatatctgtcagtttgttgtactgtgggggcttgtgtgttgctgtgatgctggaagctatgccaccggtattcagataccagcagggtcacccatggcagacaggtttcagctgagctttcagactaagacagactaggaagaaggacccagcagtctacttctgaaaagaattagccagtgaaaaccttatgaagagcactggaacatcgtctgatatactgctggaagatgtgccccccaggttggaaggcactcaaaggaggactggggaagagctgcctcctcaaagtgagtaggtcttaacgatgtggatggagtcaagctttcaggaccttcatttgctgatgtggcatggctcaaaatgagaagaaacagctgcaaacattcattagtaatcggaacatggaatgtacaaagtatgaatctagaaaattggaaattgtcaaaaatgaaatggaactcataaacatctatatcctaggcattagtgagctgaaatggattgatattggccattttgaatcagacaatcatatggtctactatgctgggaatgatgacttgaagaggaatggcgttgcattcatcgtcaaaaacaacatttcagaatctatcctgaagtacaacactgtcagtgataggataatatccataagcctacaaggaaaaccagtcaatacgactattattcaaatttacacaccaaccactaaggccacagatgaagaaattgaaggtttttactatcttctacagtctgaaattgactgaacatacaatcaggatgcattgataattactgatgattagaatgagaaagttggaaacaaagaaggatcagtagttggaaaatatggccttggcgatagaaaacaatgccagagattgcatgacagaattttgcaagaccaatgactttttcattgcaaatcttttttcaccaacataagtgaCAACTATAcgtgtggaccttgccagatggaatacacaagaatcaaatcgactacatctgtgggaaaagacgatggaaaagctcaatattatcagtcagaacaaggtctggggctgactgcagaatagaccatcaattgctcatatgcaagtccaagttgaaactgaagaaaattagaacaagtcgatgagagccaaagtatgaccttgagtatgtcacACATGAACTTCAGACAcaacctcaagaatagatttgatgcattgaacactgatggccgaagaccagacgagtagtgggatgacatcaaggacatcatttatgaagaaagcaagaggttattaaaaagagagtaaagaaacaaaagaccaaaatggatgtcagaagagactctgaaacttactcttgaacatcgagtaactaaagcaaaaggaagaaatgatgaagtaaaagaactgaacagaagatttcaaaggatgaccccagaagaaaaagttaactattataatgacatgcgcaaagagctggagatacaaaaccaaaaaggaagaacatgcttgggcctttctcaagctgaaagaactgaagaaaaaattcaagcctcgagttgcgatagtgaaggattccatgggtaaaatactaaatgacacaggaagcaacaaaagaaaatgaaaggaatacacagagtcattaaaaccaaaaagaattagttgacgttcagccatttcaacaaacggatgcagcgttTGAAGTACTCACATGTCTATGCCAGGagattggaagacagctacctggccaactaactggaagagatccatatttatgcccatttccaagaaaggtgatccaaccaaatgcagaaattattgaatgagatTATTAATAACAGCTACTCATTACTGTATCCCCAGTGCGTAGGGTaggacctggcacatagtaggtgttcaacgATGGTTTGATGAGTGAATAAATTGTTCAATTAAGcattttttataaattataagtaacattgaacatctttaaTAAGCTTAAAAGgcattatatttatttttcattgaacGGTTGCTATCCTTTACtcaattttctgtttgttaaattttttctttaattgggtTGTAAGAGGTATTctcagccctggtggcccagtggttaagagctcagctgcttaccaagagctcggcaattcaaatccaccagctgctcctttgaagccctataaggcagttctagtctgtcctatagggtacctatgagtcagaatcgactcgatgacaatggttttttttttttttttggtaagaggtATTCACATATTAAGGAAAACAGCTCCTTTTGTGGTATATTGATTAATGAGTTTGTTCCCAGTTGCCCTTAAACTattgattttaagattttttttttgaccagGTAGAAAATTTTTTCTGATGTcacatttttaaatcttttccttTATTACTATTA containing:
- the LOC100664479 gene encoding keratin-associated protein 4-7-like, coding for MVDSCCGPICSDQGCNQVFCQETCCRPSCCQTSCCQTTCRPSCCPPACCQTTCRPVCCRPVCCQTPCRRSCCRPSCCRPVCCQTTCRPVCCLCCRPVCCQTTCRPSCCRPVCCQTTCRPSCCRPVCCQTTCRPSCCPPACCQTTCPPACCQTTCRPVCCRPVCCQTTCRTTCCRPSCSQSSC